A window of bacterium contains these coding sequences:
- a CDS encoding Mrp/NBP35 family ATP-binding protein, which yields MSKSKVTQDAVLAALRHIEDPDLRQDIVSLGFIKDLEIDGGRVAFSIELTTPACPVKDLMRNAATNAVMEVPGVEEVDITMTAQVRGPQVAGGAGLAAGRVPGVKHIVPVASGKGGVGKSTVAVNLAVALAAQGARVGLMDADIYGPSVPAILGITETPQVVSGHIVPVLKHGVKVISMGFFIEEKQAVVWRGPMLAKALDEFLGNVAWGELDYLIVDLPPGTGDVQLSLCQKLALTGAVIVSTPQDVALQVAQKAITLFEMLKTPVLGIVENMSYYTCPHCGERDDVFGSGGAKRAAEAIGLPFLGELPLASTIRERGDRGLPSALDGESPQGRAFRAVA from the coding sequence GTGAGCAAGAGCAAGGTCACCCAGGACGCCGTCCTCGCCGCGCTGCGCCATATCGAGGACCCCGACCTTCGGCAGGACATCGTCAGCCTCGGCTTCATCAAGGACCTCGAGATCGACGGCGGGCGCGTGGCCTTCTCGATCGAGCTCACCACGCCGGCCTGCCCGGTGAAGGACCTGATGCGGAATGCAGCCACAAACGCTGTGATGGAGGTCCCCGGCGTCGAAGAGGTGGACATCACGATGACCGCGCAGGTGCGCGGGCCGCAGGTGGCCGGCGGCGCGGGGCTCGCGGCCGGGCGCGTGCCCGGGGTGAAGCACATCGTGCCCGTCGCGAGCGGCAAGGGCGGCGTGGGCAAGAGCACCGTCGCCGTGAACCTGGCCGTCGCCCTCGCCGCGCAGGGCGCGCGCGTGGGGCTGATGGACGCGGACATCTACGGGCCCAGCGTGCCGGCCATCCTCGGCATCACCGAGACGCCGCAGGTGGTCAGCGGGCACATCGTGCCCGTGCTGAAGCATGGCGTGAAGGTGATCTCGATGGGCTTCTTCATCGAGGAGAAGCAGGCCGTGGTCTGGCGCGGGCCGATGCTGGCCAAGGCCCTCGACGAGTTCCTCGGCAATGTGGCCTGGGGCGAGCTCGACTACCTGATCGTGGACCTGCCGCCCGGCACCGGCGACGTGCAGCTCAGCCTTTGCCAGAAGCTCGCCCTCACGGGCGCGGTGATCGTCTCGACGCCGCAGGACGTGGCGCTCCAGGTGGCGCAGAAGGCCATCACCCTGTTCGAGATGCTGAAGACGCCCGTGCTCGGCATCGTCGAGAACATGAGCTACTACACGTGTCCGCACTGCGGCGAGCGCGACGACGTCTTCGGGAGCGGCGGCGCCAAGCGCGCGGCCGAGGCGATCGGCCTGCCCTTCCTGGGCGAGCTGCCGCTGGCCTCGACCATCCGCGAGCGCGGCGACCGCGGCCTGCCTAGCGCCCTCGACGGCGAGAGTCCGCAGGGCCGGGCCTTCCGCGCCGTGGCCG